Genomic DNA from Rana temporaria chromosome 1, aRanTem1.1, whole genome shotgun sequence:
ctcattaaaactgtccggtaatgtcctcACCATGAAAGCCAGAAGAAAACTCACAGCTGCCAGAAACCCCATATAACCCAACATAGAGTAGAACCCGATAACTGACCCttcattacactgaatgatgaTCTTCCCAGGATAGGAGTCCATGTCATACTCTTGGTAGGGAGGAGACACTGACAGCCAAATAACACAGATCAGAACTTGGACAGAGGAACACGTCAAGACCACAAAATTAGATGCTTTTGCACCCACACACTTTCCCCAGGAGGAGCCGGGCTTGGTGACTTTAAATGCAATGTAGACAGTGATGGTCTTGGCCAGAACAGAGGAGACGGTGACACAGAAGAAGATTCCAAATAAACTTTGTCTCAGCATACAGGTTATATCCACAGGACGACCGAGGAACAAGAAGACACAGAGGAAGCTCAGCAAGATGGAGGTCAGGAGGATGAAGCTCACAGTCCGGTTATTGGCTTTCACAACCGGGGTGTCCCGGTGATAAATTAAATTTGCTATTATAAACAACGTTATGATACAAAATAATAAAGTGGTTAATGATATAATTAATACTATCGAATCATTTTCAAAAGACAGAAAGTCATACATTTTTGGGATACATTTGACTTTCCTCTTATCTGGCCACTCTTCATCTGGACACTTGTGGCAGCTTTcactatctataaaaaaaaattgaatatgaaTTATTTCCGTTCCTAGGCAAGGACTACCGTAATTCTGTTTGTCAAATTAAAGTATATTCTGGCTTTCCAGAACATCGGGGAGACTGTATACAGTTAATGCTcgagcagggcagccatcacaaattttgggcaccttacacagctttaggtagGGCCCCTTtgaagca
This window encodes:
- the LOC120928316 gene encoding vomeronasal type-2 receptor 26-like, which translates into the protein MYDFLSFENDSIVLIISLTTLLFCIITLFIIANLIYHRDTPVVKANNRTVSFILLTSILLSFLCVFLFLGRPVDITCMLRQSLFGIFFCVTVSSVLAKTITVYIAFKVTKPGSSWGKCVGAKASNFVVLTCSSVQVLICVIWLSVSPPYQEYDMDSYPGKIIIQCNEGSVIGFYSMLGYMGFLAAVSFLLAFMVRTLPDSFNEAKYITFSMLVFCSVWIAMIPAYLSTRGKYVVAVEVFAILASSAGILGCIFFHKLYILLLRPELNTKKSILLKNSV